The following coding sequences lie in one Populus nigra chromosome 15, ddPopNigr1.1, whole genome shotgun sequence genomic window:
- the LOC133674842 gene encoding umecyanin-like produces MGSTLVAFVVLGAASLLLHSSKATEYEVGDNTGWQAPSDTSFYSTWASGKTFTVGDTLKFTFSTGSHDVATVSQSDYDNCNQASQNNVVTNGPATITLNATGNQYYFCTFSDHCTRGQKLAITVAASSTPSPPSPPGTPPTTPSSSPPPPPSPPPPPSASSSLVATFASVFMSIAISFMYYF; encoded by the exons ATGGGAAGTACTCTCGTTGCTTTTGTGGTTTTAGGAGCTGCATCTCTACTGCTGCATAGCTCAAAGGCAACAGAGTATGAGGTTGGAGACAACACCGGTTGGCAAGCCCCTTCTGACACCTCTTTCTACTCTACCTGGGCTTCAGGCAAAACCTTCACCGTTGGTGACACTCTGA AGTTCACATTCAGTACAGGTTCGCACGATGTGGCCACAGTCTCCCAGAGTGACTATGATAATTGCAACCAAGCCAGTCAAAACAACGTTGTAACAAATGGACCAGCAACAATCACCCTCAATGCCACGGGTAATCAGTACTATTTTTGCACATTTTCTGACCACTGCACTAGAGGTCAAAAACTAGCCATTACCGTAGCTGCCAGCAGCACTCCCTCCCCCCCCTCACCACCAGGGACACCGCCTACAACTCCATCTTCttcgccgccgccgccgccgtcACCGCCTCCGCCGCCCTCCGCTTCCTCAAGTCTCGTTGCTACCTTTGCTTCGGTGTTCATGTCCATCGCCATAAGTTTCATGTATTACTTCTAG
- the LOC133674556 gene encoding glucan endo-1,3-beta-glucosidase 14-like, which translates to MKSHHHQLLFMFLVFFAQKIELLTAETFTGTYGINYGRIADNIPSPDEVATLLRAAKIKNVRIYDADHSVLKAFSGTGLQLVVGLPNGFVKEMSANASHAMAWVKENVQAFLPKTSVCGIAVGNEILGGGDYELWEALVGAVKNIYNAVDKLGLADVVQITTAHSQAVFDNSYPPSSCIFRENVAQFMKPLLEFFSQIGSPFCLNAYPFLAYMSDPENIDINYALFQKTKGIYDMKTDLHYDNMLDAQIDATYAALEDAGFKKMEVIVTETGWASLGDANEAAATVNNARTFNYNLRKRLAKKKGTPLRPKMVVKAYIFAIFNENLKSGPTSERNFGLFKPDGSISYDIGFHGLSSAESSLLSLKAVQSQGLTKSYILILTISAAALILFLKQ; encoded by the exons ATGAAAAGTCATCATCATCAGTTGCTGTTTATGTTCTTGGTCTTCTTTGCTCAAAAGATTG aGCTTCTGACAGCAGAAACATTCACCGGAACCTATGGAATAAACTACGGAAGAATTGCAGATAACATCCCCTCACCAGATGAAGTTGCTACACTTCTCAGGGCAGCAAAGATTAAGAATGTTCGGATTTATGATGCCGATCACAGTGTCCTCAAGGCGTTTAGTGGCACTGGGCTTCAACTTGTTGTTGGGCTTCCCAATGGGTTTGTGAAAGAAATGAGTGCTAACGCTAGCCATGCCATGGCTTGGGTTAAAGAAAATGTGCAAGCATTCCTTCCCAAGACCAGTGTTTGTGGGATTGCTGTGGGTAATGAAATTTTAGGAGGAGGTGATTATGAACTCTGGGAAGCTCTTGTGGGCgctgttaaaaatatttacaacgCCGTGGATAAGCTTGGTTTGGCTGATGTAGTTCAGATTACTACAGCACATTCACAAGCTGTTTTTGATAATTCTTACCCTCCCTCTTCGTGTATATTCAGAGAGAATGTTGCTCAATTCATGAAGCCACTCTTAGAGTTCTTCTCACAAATTGGTTCTCCGTTCTGCTTGAATGCTTACCCTTTCCTAGCTTACATGAGTGATCCAGAGAATATTGATATAAATTATGCTCTTTTCCAGAAAACCAAGGGGATATATGATATGAAAACAGATTTACACTATGATAACATGCTTGATGCTCAGATTGATGCAACCTATGCTGCTCTGGAAGACGCTGGATTCAAAAAGATGGAAGTCATAGTCACAGAGACAGGTTGGGCCTCACTTGGAGATGCTAATGAAGCTGCAGCAACAGTTAATAATGCAAGAACATTTAATTATAACCTGCGTAAGAGGCTTGCAAAGAAGAAAGGTACTCCACTTAGGCCAAAAATGGTGGTGAAGGCCTATATTTTTGCTATATTTAATGAGAATTTGAAGTCTGGGCCAACTTCTGAGAGGAACTTTGGACTTTTCAAGCCTGACGGAAGCATTTCATATGATATTGGGTTTCATGGACTTTCATCTGCAGAATCGTCACTTTTATCTCTGAAG GCTGTCCAATCTCAAGGTTTGACCAAGTCCTACATATTGATATTGACAATCTCTGCTGCCGCTTTGATTCTATTTCTGAAACAATAA